The following coding sequences lie in one Asterias amurensis chromosome 18, ASM3211899v1 genomic window:
- the LOC139950793 gene encoding mitochondrial coenzyme A diphosphatase NUDT8-like isoform X3 — MNEEIGVNPEDVDVWGKLIPLPNRTGDALATGVVAFIKSVDVNTLNEQCNKKEVELVFSVPISELCDPRNNSYTRFDPPKSTKKGPYTMPVFKGSGFHIWGLTALFTDMTLSALLPQYMYTKSIYL; from the exons ATGAATGAAGAGATTGGTGTTAATCCTGAAGATGTTGATGTTTGGGGTAAACTCATCCCACTTCCAAACAGA ACAGGAGATGCTTTAGCAACAGGAGTAGTTGCTTTTATCAAAAGCGTGGATGTCAACACATTAAATGAACAGTGTAACAAAAAGGAG GTAGAGCTAGTCTTCAGTGTACCAATATCTGAACTTTGTGACCCACGCAACAACAGTTATACACGGTTTGATCCTCCAAAGTCAACAAAGAAAGGGCCGTACACCATGCCTGTATTTAAAGGAAGCGGTTTTCATATATGGGGATTGACTGCATTGTTCACGGACATGACACTCAGCGCACTGTTACCtcaatacatgtatacaaaatcaATCTATTTGTGA
- the LOC139950793 gene encoding mitochondrial coenzyme A diphosphatase NUDT8-like isoform X2, with protein MSSHRGEICFPGGLKEDGDKDVTETALREMNEEIGVNPEDVDVWGKLIPLPNRTGDALATGVVAFIKSVDVNTLNEQCNKKEVELVFSVPISELCDPRNNSYTRFDPPKSTKKGPYTMPVFKGSGFHIWGLTALFTDMTLSALLPQYMYTKSIYL; from the exons TTTTCCTGGTGGCCTGAAGGAAGATGGAGACAAAGATGTGACCGAGACGGCATTAAGAGAAATGAATGAAGAGATTGGTGTTAATCCTGAAGATGTTGATGTTTGGGGTAAACTCATCCCACTTCCAAACAGA ACAGGAGATGCTTTAGCAACAGGAGTAGTTGCTTTTATCAAAAGCGTGGATGTCAACACATTAAATGAACAGTGTAACAAAAAGGAG GTAGAGCTAGTCTTCAGTGTACCAATATCTGAACTTTGTGACCCACGCAACAACAGTTATACACGGTTTGATCCTCCAAAGTCAACAAAGAAAGGGCCGTACACCATGCCTGTATTTAAAGGAAGCGGTTTTCATATATGGGGATTGACTGCATTGTTCACGGACATGACACTCAGCGCACTGTTACCtcaatacatgtatacaaaatcaATCTATTTGTGA